Proteins found in one Aneurinibacillus uraniidurans genomic segment:
- a CDS encoding SPFH domain-containing protein, whose amino-acid sequence MKEKQVAAINGFIGILLLLLMGLGGAYLLVLTENPLGLLLLIGAILLASGIVIVQPNQAKAIIFFGRYLGTISSNGIWLTVPLAVRRSVSLKVRNFNSARLKVNDVEGNPIEIAAVVVFKVVDSAKALFDVDHYETFVEIQSETALRYVASRYPYDHAHGEGYSLRGNGEEIAEELVRELQSRLTIAGVEVMEARLTHLAYATEIASAMLQRQQASAIVSARQQIVEGAVGMVQLAIAQLEQDGFVLDEERKAAMINNLLVAIVSERSAQPVINSGSLY is encoded by the coding sequence ATGAAGGAGAAGCAGGTAGCTGCAATCAATGGTTTTATTGGGATATTATTATTGCTACTAATGGGGTTGGGCGGTGCTTATTTACTGGTGCTCACGGAGAATCCACTTGGTCTACTTTTGCTTATTGGTGCGATTCTTCTTGCAAGCGGCATCGTGATTGTACAGCCAAACCAGGCAAAGGCAATTATTTTCTTTGGACGCTATTTAGGTACCATTTCAAGTAATGGAATATGGTTGACAGTACCACTCGCAGTACGTCGTTCTGTGTCGCTCAAAGTGCGTAATTTTAACAGTGCACGCTTGAAAGTAAATGATGTGGAAGGGAATCCGATTGAAATTGCAGCCGTTGTGGTATTTAAAGTGGTAGACTCGGCCAAAGCGCTGTTTGATGTTGATCATTACGAGACATTCGTTGAAATTCAAAGTGAGACCGCTCTTCGTTATGTAGCAAGTCGTTATCCGTATGACCATGCGCACGGAGAAGGATACAGTCTGCGTGGGAACGGTGAAGAAATTGCGGAAGAACTCGTGCGTGAGTTACAGTCTCGGCTCACAATAGCAGGAGTTGAAGTAATGGAAGCAAGACTGACACACTTAGCGTATGCAACAGAGATTGCAAGCGCGATGCTGCAGCGCCAGCAGGCTAGTGCCATCGTCTCTGCCCGCCAGCAGATTGTGGAGGGGGCAGTTGGCATGGTACAATTAGCAATTGCTCAGCTCGAACAGGATGGTTTTGTGCTTGATGAAGAGCGCAAGGCAGCGATGATTAACAATCTCCTGGTTGCTATTGTGTCTGAACGTTCTGCCCAGCCTGTTATTAATTCTGGTTCTCTCTACTAA
- a CDS encoding small multi-drug export protein — protein sequence MGELLKYVSVFGASVLELSAGIPLGFIMHINPVITCVLSAAGSIMSAVIIIFLGKSLRSWLIKRMERKSKKQGRMARIWHKYGIIGLGLASPILTGAPFGAAIGVSFGANPRKLILWMTIGIIFWSIILTGLLAMGMLSMTSFS from the coding sequence ATGGGCGAGTTGTTGAAGTACGTTTCGGTTTTTGGAGCTAGCGTACTAGAGTTATCGGCGGGTATTCCGCTTGGATTTATCATGCATATCAATCCAGTCATCACATGTGTGTTGAGTGCTGCTGGCTCGATCATGAGCGCAGTTATTATTATTTTTCTAGGGAAATCATTGCGTAGCTGGCTTATAAAAAGAATGGAACGAAAAAGTAAGAAGCAAGGCCGTATGGCGCGCATTTGGCACAAGTACGGCATTATTGGGCTGGGGCTAGCCTCTCCGATCCTGACAGGTGCGCCGTTCGGAGCGGCAATTGGCGTGTCATTTGGAGCTAATCCACGAAAACTTATACTTTGGATGACGATTGGTATTATCTTCTGGAGCATCATACTCACTGGTTTATTGGCTATGGGGATGCTTAGCATGACTTCTTTTAGTTAA
- a CDS encoding helix-turn-helix domain-containing protein — protein sequence MLYDEYVSRIKQGIAYIEDHLKEDISLDQVARQSAFSTYYFHRLFQSIVGINVADYVRKRRLTAAAYELISTERRILDIALDYRFLTQESFTRAFKKMFYMTPGRYRTYSLQVMDHSGGEVRMENTLLPEGWMISGSHPSEYETGIDYQNVHQGRASGYIKAGRKEADGFVTMMQMFRADKYKGKRLRLSGFIKTESTAYAGLWMRIDGKYDDILAFDNMSNRPIKGTTNWNQYSVVLDVSQDSVAIAFGFLLSGTGIMWVDSLRFDVVDEKVPTTNIEDIDEMPDEPINLNFEGQTL from the coding sequence ATGCTTTATGATGAATACGTTTCGAGAATTAAACAGGGAATCGCATATATTGAAGATCATTTAAAGGAGGATATCTCGCTAGATCAAGTGGCCAGACAGTCTGCTTTTTCCACATATTATTTTCATCGACTTTTTCAATCTATCGTTGGAATCAATGTTGCTGATTATGTACGAAAAAGAAGACTAACAGCGGCCGCTTACGAACTTATTAGCACCGAGAGAAGGATTCTTGATATTGCGCTTGACTATCGATTTTTGACGCAGGAATCGTTCACACGTGCATTCAAAAAAATGTTCTATATGACGCCAGGGCGGTATCGTACATACTCCCTGCAGGTAATGGATCATTCAGGAGGAGAGGTTCGGATGGAAAATACGTTGTTGCCTGAAGGATGGATGATTAGTGGAAGTCACCCATCAGAATATGAAACAGGTATTGATTATCAAAACGTGCATCAGGGCAGAGCATCAGGATATATCAAAGCAGGGCGGAAAGAAGCGGATGGTTTTGTTACGATGATGCAGATGTTTAGAGCTGATAAATACAAAGGGAAGCGGCTTCGCCTGTCCGGTTTTATTAAGACAGAAAGTACAGCGTACGCAGGCTTATGGATGCGGATTGACGGGAAATATGATGACATTTTGGCATTCGATAATATGAGTAATCGTCCGATAAAAGGGACGACAAACTGGAATCAATATTCGGTTGTTTTGGATGTATCACAGGATAGTGTAGCGATCGCGTTTGGTTTTTTGTTGAGTGGAACAGGAATAATGTGGGTGGATAGTTTGCGATTTGATGTTGTCGATGAGAAAGTGCCAACGACAAATATTGAGGATATTGATGAAATGCCGGATGAGCCAATTAATTTGAATTTTGAGGGCCAGACATTATAG